Proteins encoded together in one Chiloscyllium plagiosum isolate BGI_BamShark_2017 chromosome 3, ASM401019v2, whole genome shotgun sequence window:
- the LOC122542264 gene encoding mitochondrial import receptor subunit TOM20 homolog, with product MAGRTSAIAAGLCGALFIGYCIYFDRKRRSDPDFKSRLRERRKKQRLAKEKAGLSRLPDLKDAEAVQKFFLEEIQLGEELLAQGDYEKGVEHLTNAIAVCGQPQQLLQVLQQTLPPPVFQMLLTKLPTISQRIVTAQALVEDDVE from the exons ATGGCTGGGAGGACGAGCGCCATTGCTGCGGGCCTGTGCGGGGCGCTCTTCATCGGTTACTGCATCTACTTCGACCGCAAGCGGCGGAGCGACCCCGACTTTAAGAGCAGGCTCCGGGAAC gaaggaagaagcagagactcGCCAAAGAAAAGGCTGGACTGTCCCGG TTGCCAGACTTGAAAGATGCGGAAGCTGTGCAGAAGTTTTTCCTGGAAGAGATCCAACTAGGCGAAGAGTTGTTAGCACAAG GTGACTATGAGAAAGGGGTGGAGCACCTTACGAATGCTATAGCTGTGTGTGGGCAACCTCAGCAGCTCCTACAGGTGTTACAGCAGACCCTGCCTCCGCCTGTCTTTCAGATGCTCCTGACCAAACTGCCAACTATCAGCCAG AGAATTGTGACTGCACAGGCTTTAGTTGAAGATGATGTGGAGTGA